In the Caballeronia sp. NK8 genome, CCGCCGACGATATCCGCGCGCGCGTGCACACCGGTTCGCCGAACTTCGCCGCATGGTTCACGCTGCCCGCCGCGCTGGATGTGCACGGGGCGATCGGCGCGAAGGCGAAGGAAGCGCGCCTGCGGGCATTGCGCGATGCGTGGGCGGAGCCCGCGCGCGCGCTCCCCGACGTGCAGGTCATGACGCCGCCCGACCCGACGATGAGCGCCGGCATCACCGCCTTCCGGCTCAACGGACACGCGACCAGGGCGGGCTGCGACGCGATTGTGGCCGCATTGCGCGAGCGCTTCGGCGTGTTCACGGTGACGCGTCCCGGCCCCGATGCGGGCGAAGTCGTGCGCGTGACGCCCGCGCTGTTCTCGCGCATGTCGGACGCGCAGCGGCTGCTCGAAGGCATCGCGACGCTGTCGCGCGAGCTGAAGTAGTAGCGGCTAACCCGCGACCGGCCGCGCGTCGAGACGCTCGATCAGGCCTTCGAGCGCAGTCGAGCACGGCGCTTCGACTTTGAGCGCAAGCAGCGCGTCGGCGCGTGTCTTGCCGATGTTGATCGCCGCGATCGGCTTGCCGCTCTTCGCCGCCCACTCGCAGAAGCGGTAGCCCGAGTACACCATCAGCGACGAGCCGACGACCAGCATCGCGTCGGCGGCTTCGAGCGAGCGCGCCGCGTCGTCGACGAGCGCGCGCGGCACGCTCTCGCCGAAGAACACCACATCGGGCTTGAGCACGCCGCCGCAGCGCGTGCAGCCGGGCACATCGAACGCGGCGAAATCGAGATCCTCGATGTGCGCGTCGCCGTCCGGCACGGCGGGCGCCGTGTAGCCGACGAAGTCCGGATTCGCCGCTTCCAGCAGACGTTGCACCGCCGCGCGCGTATGACGCTCGCCGCATTCGATGCAGCGCACCCGGCCGATATTGCCGTGCAGCTCGATCACATCGGGATTGCCCGCGCGCGTGTGCAGCCCATCGACATTCTGCGTAACGAGCCGATGCACCCGCGAGCGCGC is a window encoding:
- a CDS encoding NAD-dependent protein deacetylase, with translation MQQLHEFVERHPRLFVLSGAGISTESGIPCYRDREGERTGRAPILLKDFLASDYARRRYWARSLIGWPVVAKAEPNGAHHALRALAARSRVHRLVTQNVDGLHTRAGNPDVIELHGNIGRVRCIECGERHTRAAVQRLLEAANPDFVGYTAPAVPDGDAHIEDLDFAAFDVPGCTRCGGVLKPDVVFFGESVPRALVDDAARSLEAADAMLVVGSSLMVYSGYRFCEWAAKSGKPIAAINIGKTRADALLALKVEAPCSTALEGLIERLDARPVAG